One Rosa chinensis cultivar Old Blush chromosome 3, RchiOBHm-V2, whole genome shotgun sequence DNA window includes the following coding sequences:
- the LOC112192906 gene encoding protein C2-DOMAIN ABA-RELATED 5 → MENLVGLLRIHIQRGVNLAVRDMISSDPYLIVKMGKQKLKTRVVKRNVNPEWDEKLTLTVSDPNIPVKLFVYDKDTFTFDDKMGDAEFEIATFVKVVQMGLEGLPDGTIIAKVQPTRQNCLAEESRIIWSNGKVVQNMVLRLRNVERGEVELQLQWIHVPRSMGH, encoded by the exons ATGGAGAATCTGGTGGGTCTTTTGCGGATCCACATTCAAAGAGGAGTGAATCTTGCCGTAAGAGACATGATAAGTAGTGATCCTTACCTCATTGTCAAAATGGGCAAGCAG AAGTTGAAAACTCGCGTTGTGAAGCGGAATGTGAACCCTGAGTGGGACGAAAAATTGACTCTTACTGTTTCAGACCCAAATATTCCGGTTAAGCTCTTTGTATATGACAAAGATACTTTCACTTTTGATGACAAGATGGGTGATGCAGAGTTTGAGATTGCTACATTCGTTAAAGTAGTGCAGATGGGCTTGGAAGGTCTCCCAGACGGAACCATAATTGCGAAAGTTCAACCAACTAGGCAAAATTGCCTTGCCGAAGAGAGCCGCATTATTTGGTCCAACGGCAAAGTTGTGCAAAACATGGTTCTCAGACTCAGAAATGTCGAGCGTGGTGAAGTGGAACTCCAATTGCAGTGGATTCATGTTCCTCGTTCTATGGGTCACTAA